GAATCGTATTGCCGCCGCATTCGGAAAATTGACGGCATGATCGCCTCTTGACTCACACAGAACAAAGGTTATTGGGTTAGCTTAACGACTACGCATTCTGGAGGGTACCCGTGCCTATTTACGAATATCTCTGCCACGATTGTTCCTATACATTTGAGCTCAAGCAGAGCATGAAAGACGAAGCCATCGCCACCTGCTCGAAATGCGGCAAGTCTGTCAGCCGGATTATTTCGGCGCCTGCGATTATGTTCAAGGGATCAGGCTGGTACATCACGGACTATTCAGACAAGATGAAACCGCCGACCGGAGAGACCACCAAACCGACGCCGACAGCCACGACGACGGCGGCTGAATCGTCAGCAACTCCAGCGGCGACTTCGTCATCGACTCCCGCCGCGCCATCTGCGCCGCCGGCTTCCGGAGGAACGACAAGTTCGTCTACTCCGTCCGCCAGCAGCACACCTGCATCCAGCCCCACCTCAGGCCAGAAGTAGGCAGACATTTCAGAACTAGGGTCGCTTGGCCGGAACCTTCTTCTTCACAGGTGCCTTGACGGCAGGTTTGACCGTAGGTTTGGCAACCGCCTTCGCAGGAGCTTTCGGCGCCATTGCCTTGACCGCCTTGACGCGCAAGGCTTCTACCTGATTCTGCAGGCTTGAGATCATTCCGGTCTTTTCACGGTTCATCCGCGCCAGATCATCGGCTTGGATTTGCAGATCTTGCTTCGCTTTCGACAGATCGTTGATCTGATTCTGCAGCTGAGCCTTCTCCATATTCACCGTTTGCACTTCGGACCGAAGCTGTTCCAATTGGGCCTGAAGCGCAGGCGGCCAGTAGTCACAGCCCGACACCGCGATCCCCATCACCGCCACGACACCGACAAGTATTCGCTGACGTATCACCTTCACCATGCAATCCTCCTTTGCTGACTTCATAGCGCCGATGTATAACATACTTCTCACAGCTTGAGGTGAAATCCTCGCGCCACAAGAGCCTGTTGAATCATCGCTCGATTGATCGGC
This is a stretch of genomic DNA from Nitrospira lenta. It encodes these proteins:
- a CDS encoding FmdB family zinc ribbon protein → MPIYEYLCHDCSYTFELKQSMKDEAIATCSKCGKSVSRIISAPAIMFKGSGWYITDYSDKMKPPTGETTKPTPTATTTAAESSATPAATSSSTPAAPSAPPASGGTTSSSTPSASSTPASSPTSGQK